The window GAAGAAAGTGAATACGACACTTTCAGCGTTGGGCATTCAGGCACGTCTATCAGCGCCGCACTGGCGATGGCTATTGCCGCAGAAAAAGAGCAAGCGGGTCGTAAAGTCGTTGCCGTGATCGGCGATGGCGCTATGACAGGCGGCATGGTGTTTGAAGCCATGAACCACGCTGGCGACTTGCACAATGACATGCTCGTGGTGTTGAACGACAACGAAATGTCGATCTCTGAAAATGTCGGCGCCCTCAATAACCATTTAGCACAACTGATGTCAGGCCGTTTTTACACTACGCTGCGCGAAGGCGGCAAGAAAGTGTTGAAAGGCATGCCCGTCATCAAAGAAATGGCCAAGCGCACTGAGGAACACCTCAAAGGCATGGTCGTTCCTGGCACCCTGTTTGAAGAGTTAGGTTTCAACTATATCGGTCCTATCGACGGCCACGATGTTGATGCTCTGGTCGAGACCATGCGTAATATGCGCAATCTTAAAGGTCCACAGGTGCTGCACATCATGACGAAGAAAGGTCGTGGTTATGAACCTGCTGAAAAAGATCCTATCGGTTGGCATGCGGTGCCTAAGTTTGACCCGTCGCTGTTTAAAAAGCCGGCCACCAAACCCGGTTTGCCGACCTTTTCTCAAGTCTTTGGTAAATGGTTATGCGACATAGCCGAGCAAGATGAGAAAGTGTTAGCGATTACGCCTGCGATGCGCGAAGGCTCTGGCATGGTAGAGTTTTCCCAGCGTTTTCCTAAACAATATTTCGATGCGGCGATTGCCGAGCAGCATGCTGTCACCCTATCAGCAGGTTTTGCCTGTGAAGGCTTTAAGCCTGTGGTGGCAATTTACTCGACCTTCCTGCAACGCGCCTACGATCAGCTTATTCATGATGTAGCGCTGCAACAATTACCGGTATTGTTTGCTATTGACCGTGGCGGTATTGTCGGTGCCGATGGTCCAACTCACCAAGGTGCATTCGATTTAAGCTTTATGCGCTGCATCCCCAACATGGTGATCATGGCGCCGTCGGACGAAAATGAATGTCGTCAAATGCTCTACACTGGCTATTGCTATGATGCAGGCCCAAGTGCAGTGCGTTATCCAAGGGGCTGTGCCACGGGAGCGACGCAAGTCGAAGCGATGACGGCATTACCGATTGGTAAAGGCGTGATCAAACGTGTGGGTAAGCGCATTGCCATACTCAACTTTGGCACCTTGTTAGCGTCGGCGTTAACCGCTGCCGAAAGCTTAGATGCAACGGTTGTCGATATGCGCTTTGTGAAACCACTTGATGTTGATTTGGTCAAAGAGATGGCGCAAACCCACGAAGTACTCGTCACAGTGGAAGAAAACGCCATTATGGGCGGCGCAGGTGCTGGCGTGCTTGAGCAGCTTCAAAAGCTGCGAATGCCTAAAGCCGTGCTTCAAATTGGTTTGCCAGATGAATTCATCAAACATGGCTCGCCAGAGGAAGTTACCCATGATTTGCAACTGGATGCCGAAGGTATACTGGCGCAAATCAATGCTTATCTAGCACAATAAATAGCTCAATAGTTGGCGTAATAGTTAGAACTTACTTATCTCGGTAAGGTGCTCAGTCCTACCAATACAAATTCTGCACATATCACCGCCCATAAAAAAAGGACTGCAATTGCAGTCCTTTTTTGTTGCTGTCTGTTATAACAGCGGCTGATCCAATAAAGCTTAAGCTTCGATATCTATCGTTGCGCTTTCTTGGTTAGGGCCACCCTGTGACACCATTACCATAGCAGGGCGCAGCAAGCGACTGTTCAGCTCATAACCCTTTTGCATCACCAACATCACAGTGTTCGCAGGGAACTCAGCACTTGGCTGCATGCCAATCGCTTGATGTTGATCTGGGTTAAATGACTGACCTTGTGGATCAATTTGCTTAACACCAAATTTAGCCACCGCAGTGAGTAAGCTTTTTTGAGTTAACTCAACACCTTGATAAATCGATTTAGTCGCTTCATCTTCTGGGTTAGTCCCCATCAATGCGCGCTCCATGTTATCAAGTACTGGCAACAGTTCATTGGCAAACTTTTCCAAGGCAAACTTGTTCGCCTTTTCCACATCCATTGCGGCACGACGACGAATATTATCGACTTCGGCTGCAGCGCGGATGACTGAATCCTTCTGCTCTTCAACTTTCGCCAAAGCTTCAGCGAGTAACTGTTCCAGCTCTTCAATACGGAAATTGGCCTGGGTAAGCTCATCGATCAGACTTGCTTCTGCGGTAGATACTTCAGACTCTACACCCTCTTGGATCAGATCCTGTTCTGCTTTAATCGATTCGTTGCTCATTTTCACTCCAGCTAAAAATGCTTTGTTTCTGAAATACTCTGGGCATATTATGGGGATCAATTTTGACGTTTCAAGGCCTAAGGCCAGATCTAGCATAAATATGACCACAAAGTTTCATACTATCGGCCTTATCGGCAAACCTCATCACCAAGGGACCAACCAAACCTTAAAACGTCTGCATCATTGGCTGACAATGCAAGGCTTTGAAGTCTTAGTGGAAGAGCGTGTTGCTGCCGAACTAGGGCCCAATATCGAGGCGGTCGATTTACTAGAAATTGGCGCGCGCTGCGACTTAGCCATAGTCGTCGGTGGTGACGGTAACATGCTTGGTGCTGCTAGGGTATTAGCCCGCTTCGATTTAGGCGTGATTGGCGTTAACCGCGGTAATTTGGGCTTCTTAACCGACCTGCCGCCCGATGCCTTTGAAGAAGCGCTCGCCAAAGTCCTCGACGGTGAGTTTGATACCGAGCACAGATTCTTACTTGAAGCCGAAGTCTATCGCCACGGTATGCTCAAGGCGAGCAATACCGCCGTCAACGAAGCCGTACTCCATCCGGGTAAAATTGCCCACATGATTGAGTTTGAGGTCTATATTGACGATCAGTTCATGTACAGCCAGCGTGCCGACGGCATGATAGTGTCAACGCCAACGGGTTCAACGGCTTATGCCCTCTCCGCTGGCGGCGCTATCCTGACGCCTAATCTGCAGGCTTTGATCTTAGTGCCTATGTTCCCGCACACTTTGTCGTGCCGCCCGATTGTCGTCGATGCCTGCAGCACCATTAAAATGGTGGTGTCACCGGACAATGGCGAGAACCTCGAAGTCAGCTGTGATGGCCACGTGCATTTAGCCGTGTTACCGGGCGATGAAATCATAGTGCGCCGCAGCTCAGAACGATTACGCTTAATTCATCCTAAAGGGCACAATTATTTCCACGTGCTACGGACTAAATTAGGCTGGGGCAGCAAGTTGTTTTAAGCCAGCGCATATTTGTCCTATTACCATAATTTACCCAAGTTCCCATAAAAGAGACGTATCCCGTCTCTTTTTTATTCCTTCTATATCCCCAGAAAAAACGGCGGCTAAATACGAGAAGATCTCATTAAGATAATAGTGAGTGAACTACCCACTCGATTAAATAAACGAGCTGACATTCTCATCCATCGCATTTGCGAATTAATATCACTAACCAGTCTGATAAAAGTTCGCACAGCATTCTTTCGCTTTATTACGTAAACTTTTCGCCTCAATTTAGCCCTGTACTCTCAATAATTCAGCTTAAACTATTAGAAGCGGTGACTTTTAATTTCAACATTTGCGTTAGCCGCTCAATATCATCGACATTTATGGCGCGCTATTGGCTCAAATAAACTGAAAGTAACTTAAATAACGGTTATTTAATTTCATATTAAAGTAAAATTAATTAAGTGACATGCATCACAAGAAAACTCCACCATTTAAAAAAGTGATCTGGAACACTATAAAAAAACACCTACCAACTGCAACATTAGTCAACTATAACAATATCTTGAAATATGCCAGCGTAACATTGCCAATTCAGCGGCATCACCCTATGCGACCTTAATCACACCTTAAAAATGTCTGAAAAAACCAATAACAACCTATTAATGAAATAAATGGATCAGTTAATTGCAATAATGACCATCAACTTGAGTGATAACTCTAGTTTTAATAACTAAAATACCGATAACTTAAATTTAATATAATCGAAATAGATATACGCCTAGCCGTCTAAGTGATCACTGTCACAGATAGATAAATCCCCTGAGAGAAGTGTCCCGCAGCACTGTAAATTAGCATTTCATATAGCAGCCAAGATGATCTAGATCATATTAGTCAAGCCCACAATAGCGTCTAGTACACAACACAGAATGTCGAGACCATAACTCGTTGCAGTATTAACTGCTGATTTATCGGTCTGGGAAGTCGACATGAAGGCAGATGAAAAATTCTAATATCAATAA of the Shewanella baltica genome contains:
- the dxs gene encoding 1-deoxy-D-xylulose-5-phosphate synthase; translated protein: MSLDISQFPVLAQANTPNELRQLPQALLPQVADELREFLLKSVGISSGHFASGLGTVELTVALHYVYNTPFDRLIWDVGHQAYPHKILTGRRDKMHTIRQKDGLHPFPWREESEYDTFSVGHSGTSISAALAMAIAAEKEQAGRKVVAVIGDGAMTGGMVFEAMNHAGDLHNDMLVVLNDNEMSISENVGALNNHLAQLMSGRFYTTLREGGKKVLKGMPVIKEMAKRTEEHLKGMVVPGTLFEELGFNYIGPIDGHDVDALVETMRNMRNLKGPQVLHIMTKKGRGYEPAEKDPIGWHAVPKFDPSLFKKPATKPGLPTFSQVFGKWLCDIAEQDEKVLAITPAMREGSGMVEFSQRFPKQYFDAAIAEQHAVTLSAGFACEGFKPVVAIYSTFLQRAYDQLIHDVALQQLPVLFAIDRGGIVGADGPTHQGAFDLSFMRCIPNMVIMAPSDENECRQMLYTGYCYDAGPSAVRYPRGCATGATQVEAMTALPIGKGVIKRVGKRIAILNFGTLLASALTAAESLDATVVDMRFVKPLDVDLVKEMAQTHEVLVTVEENAIMGGAGAGVLEQLQKLRMPKAVLQIGLPDEFIKHGSPEEVTHDLQLDAEGILAQINAYLAQ
- the grpE gene encoding nucleotide exchange factor GrpE, with protein sequence MSNESIKAEQDLIQEGVESEVSTAEASLIDELTQANFRIEELEQLLAEALAKVEEQKDSVIRAAAEVDNIRRRAAMDVEKANKFALEKFANELLPVLDNMERALMGTNPEDEATKSIYQGVELTQKSLLTAVAKFGVKQIDPQGQSFNPDQHQAIGMQPSAEFPANTVMLVMQKGYELNSRLLRPAMVMVSQGGPNQESATIDIEA
- the nadK gene encoding NAD(+) kinase; this encodes MTTKFHTIGLIGKPHHQGTNQTLKRLHHWLTMQGFEVLVEERVAAELGPNIEAVDLLEIGARCDLAIVVGGDGNMLGAARVLARFDLGVIGVNRGNLGFLTDLPPDAFEEALAKVLDGEFDTEHRFLLEAEVYRHGMLKASNTAVNEAVLHPGKIAHMIEFEVYIDDQFMYSQRADGMIVSTPTGSTAYALSAGGAILTPNLQALILVPMFPHTLSCRPIVVDACSTIKMVVSPDNGENLEVSCDGHVHLAVLPGDEIIVRRSSERLRLIHPKGHNYFHVLRTKLGWGSKLF